The following nucleotide sequence is from Mangifera indica cultivar Alphonso chromosome 1, CATAS_Mindica_2.1, whole genome shotgun sequence.
ATAATGTACTTGGTTATCATCCAAATTACCTGAAAATGGCTAAGGGAATGAAATGGAAATACAGAAGAAAAAGTGATTattcattgaataaaaaatgcaaCTTTTTGGAGGAAAACCAAATTCTTCATAACTTACAGGTGAATCTAGAAACCTACATGGAAAAGACTTGATAATCTATAAGCACACTTAGTGCAGCAGGGGGTTTCAATTAACTATAATCTGCAAATTTGGAGAACTATTATACTGCACCATTTTTCATAATCTTTGTCCCAAGATAATGTCACCTTTTCCTTCTCAAAGTTGATTAGGCTTCACAACTTGGAGATTTGTTCAAATGTGGGTCTTATTTTTCCCCATAATACAGTAAATAACttcattataataaatttgtctACTTGCAAATTGTTGCTATCAAGCTTTTGAAAAGAGATGTCAAAATGTTGAGGTTTGCATTTGAATAGCTTTGACTTGGTTGAGAAATGGTTCCTGTAAGTATCtgatatataacataaaaaaattataagagatCAAGGTGAACAAGGACAGGAAAACCTGAAGAATGGAGTCCACCTCGCGAATATGAGATAAGAATTTATTACCCAGCCCCTGGAACAAAGTAAAATAAGTTGGTACTTGAAAGCTAAACCCAAGAAACATGACAATCATCAGAACCAAAGATTAACTAAATCTAGTAAAAGGATTAACACCCCATCACCTCgccttgacttgcacccttcacaAGCCCAGCAATGTCAACAAATTCTATGGACGCTGGGACAGCCCGTTGAGATTTGCTGAGATTAGAAAGTACATGGAGTCTTCGATCTGGAACTGCAACAATGCCTACATTAGGCTCTATTGtgcaaaaaggaaaattagcAGCTTGAGCCTTTCCATTCTCAACCTACAAAAATGGATTATCAAACATCATCACTGGATAATGGATGAGGAGTAGGAAATTCAATCCACAACCATAATATGTTAATCATTCAGTAAGTAAGAAATGAAGTCATGTGAGTGTATAAAGCAACAATATCCTAAATGTGGGATGATTATAGGAGGGAGTCATCAAAAGTTTACATGGTAACAATCCATTGGGCTGATTACATGTCAATGTTTACAAACAAGAACCCATAATACAATAAACACCAAGACAAAATTTAACAGCCAAGAAAGTTACAAAAGAAAGCTAAACATCAGTCCATTTGtataaaacagaagaaaaaacacaacacgtcaaaaaatgacaaaagctGGTTCTCCATAACTCTTCTAATTTCAGAAAAGAAAGCTTCAAATATATTGCCTAAAACAGTTGAAACTAAAGTTTAatgaaacaatatatatatcattttctgCAAGCTATTTTGAACTATTAGTTTGCTCAAATTCTGCTATATCTTTCACCATGAACAACCCATGGTTTCTCCTGCACTTTTCCATAAAATCCTCACTATTCATCTTACACACACCATCCAATGTCTATGCCAAACCAAAATTACAAACAAATCCACCAGCACAAAACTGAAATCAATTCCATTACGCAGAAAAAGTTACTCCATAGCCCAATCACTATCCAAACATATATGATGCATTGAATCCCCTCTCATTTTATCAAATGCACCTTTAAAGCAAATCAACAGTGTTCGATCTTCCATGGGCCAAAGCCAAactataaaactaataaaacgtATCCATCAAATCATTTAGAATCCTTGGAGTCAAtacttaaatcaatttatacaTGAATTTAGAATCCTAGAATCACAACGCGCTACATAAATCTGagttgtatttaaaatttttaaaatccaaaaaaatcattttccaaTTTTACGCTAGTTTTCATGACTGTatagtgaatgattttaaaattatatcaaccAAAACATTTCTCTAAATTTCCTCTATccgaatttatttaaattacacCAATCATGCCCTTAAAATTTTGCTACATTATAATTACTTTCCTTCACTTTCTCAGAAACCAACCAGACAAATACTTACAACGGCATTAAAGAGAGTAGATTTCCCGACATTAGGAAGGCCAACGATTCCAGCTCTCAAGCTCATACTAATCCTggaagaagaagacgaaaacCTCCTGGTTGTATTTCTAGAAAGTCCAAAAACGCCAAACAAGTTTGCGTTTTGATTGAAAAGAGATGATTTCATTGGATTCGGAAGCATTGATAAAGCTGGAACTAAATAATTGCGAGCTGCTACTCcaaccattttctttttattcttcttctttcttgtgcttctgcttctgcttctgcttcttTGAATTGAAGGTGTAGTTGCCACTGGTTTTGCCGTACAAATGATAATTGATAAACCCTGGGGTTTTAGGTCTTCTCATTTCAAGCACACTCTATCCGCCAATCCTTTCTGCCACGTCATcatcataataatttaatgcccaaaggactatttcccatccaaaataTGCTGATTCACTCTTAGCggtttaaatatgttaattttaagaataaaattattattttatatttaatattaaaaataaacttaaagatgattttatttttctcccttaaatttaaaaaactaacttttttcttctaaaccaagtttgaaaaaatcatattttctccttatgatttagttttaatatccAATCACTTTTTTTGGTGTCATCACCGACCGTCTCTCTCTCTCGACGGTTCCTTTTCTTTCGATAACCTATCTCAACTCTATTCCAACCCCTCCTACACCCAAGAGACATTGTCTGAGAAGAGAAAACAGAATGATGActtgtcttcatctgggaagatgattccTCTTCCCAAACAATGTCTCTCAAGCATCAGAAGGGTTGGGATGGTGTTGAGGCAAGTCGTCGGTTGAAGGGGAATCGTCGGTCGAGAGAGACGATCGGCGATACCGTTGGAAAGAGTGACgggatattgaaactaaaccctaggggggaaatgtgatttttttcaaacttagtttaggagagaaaagttagtttttaaacttttaggggggaaataagataaatttttcaggggttagggtttcattaattttaactgaccacgagtaggtaaatgagattttcaaagttaacaaggaGAACTTTGAGAAATCAACATATTTTGGGTGCAtcctaatataattttaaaaaggccaaagaattatttcccacccaaattttaatgcaaacaCAATACACATccataaggtttgaaaaatccaaacatcCGCCTATGgactaacttttattaaatttttcaattagaaataagagcaaaatcatcattttaccactaaacttgaatatcaaacttttaacaaaaacaaatggcAGTGCTTTACCCAAATTTGAGgggtcaataaaaaaataacaacaattcCCAATTTTATACATTATAACCATTAGATTAAAGTTTTACTAAAATGCCCTCATGTATAAAATGGTTTTGACCCATTTTTCCTATTTCacaatttcaatttgatattctaacttttttgacaaaattccaACCACTAATTGACAAATGTACTTCATTATCATCAATACTCATACCAAACTCATTTCATCGGTTTGTCTTTTCactttatttcttctttattatcaattttagtactttcaccactgttttaagatttttattattttttatcgttATTCTTTGATATTaagttgatatataaaaaaaaagttagcatttattgttttatttgtaaattctAAAAATTCGAAGATTAAATTGTTGTacaactaaaatatttcaagatTTGAATGGTTTATAtcataattagtaattttaaatcagggtttgaatataataattgtttTGATGATGAGTTTGTGAATGTGGTTATGACTGAAAATAGTTGAAACCCATTTGAATAAGATGACGAGAGTGAATAAGTTTTCAGTCAAATTGGGAAATAGTCAAAATAACCATGCATTTCATCACTTGGCATGAGTTACTTAATTTGCATAATTCCATGTTAAgggaataaataaacaatttgaaGTGATtttgaccctttttttttttttggggggggggtcCCATCTTTTAGCCCACTCTTAAATCTATATCCACAGGAGATCAAAAACCCTTTTTTCCACCCATGATCAAACTGTagtccattttttcagttagaaacaggggtaaaatcattattttactgtttatattaaaaagttataaaatttattacttttcacccctcttaagttttagaaactaacatttcatctttacctaaagtttttaaactttgaaaactaacattttcaccctcaaacctagggttttcatattttctataactcaatcgccccccataactttcaaaactagcagtttcacccccattcttcaacttcatattCTGACGTCATCATcagcctcctccttctcttggtgcgacgacggtggtgcgatgaagagatcttcatctcctcgtcgcatagtgcgacgaagagatgaagatctcttcgtcattccacccagacgacgaaggacgacgcttcgtcatccttcgtcgctcgttgcATTGTCCAGACGCGAtgacgaagagtcgtcctttATCTGTTCTTCCAGACCTGGACGATGCTTCGTTGTCCAAATCTGGGTGAtgaagggtcatccttcgtcgtcctttgtagtcggagatgagagatcgATTGAATGCGTCGGTTGTCGGTGGTGgttggagaaggaagcaaaccctaggggtgaaattaaacttttcaaattttgaggatggttagttgttagtttttaaaacctggagggggtaaatggtgaaattttaaagttttaatgttttaaaagtaaaatgacaattttgccccttttcctAACTGGAAAAATGAaaggcagtttggtcatgggtaggaaaaaagtttttttatctCCTGTgggtataagtttgagaatggGCTAAAAGATGGgcgggaaatagtcattttccctttttttggaGTGTAAATGCTAGAATTTAAAACTCTAGAATAAAGTGAAAATTTTCTCTTGACGCATAGAAGCATCAATGAAATACTATTTTGGGTTTAGAACTAATTTGATTCATAAAAGGtaattataaacatttttcccaaaaaaaaagtgAAGTAGGGGTAAATTGTAATGATGtataactatgatattaacaaatttgataCATAGaaggtatttaattttaaatttcggTTATGTCTATATAACCCCTGAAAAGTTGATcaattctcattttttttaaattatttaattgatagcCCTAAtctatattttcaaaatttcaccGTCCATTCTCTCTTTCCcacatgataataaataaataaaatatattaataataattttaataaaataaaataaatcaccaTCGTTATCTTCTCTCAAgggtttctttctctttgtctcCTCTCTGCGTAAACGactctcttatattattttcagccataataacaattttttttttttttaagattccAGAATTAAACATCAAACCCAGTGCCCCCCCTCTCTCTTGCCATGCCCCACTGTAAACAATCAGCTGAACAGATCTTCCTCCTCTCACGTCTAAAAACCCTAGATTTCAGATTTTTCACTGTCAagggtttttgggtttttcCTATTTAGTTGGTCTAGATCAAgattcagttaattttttttttctggttaatataaaatttctttattttttttatatttttgttctaGATTCGGTTTCGCTATTGTGttggttagggttttgttacCATTTTTTACTGGTTTTTGTTTCGTTTTCGTTGGTCAGTAAGTGTAGATATAGTTAGATTAGATATGGAAGGGTTCGATAGTGGGAGTAGTATTGTGAAATCCCTCGGAGATAACTCTACAGGTTTGGTTCTTGAAgttaaattggtttttttttttttttttgaaaaattgaagtttAAAGCGTTGTATTTTCTTTGGTTGGATGATAATTTAATGAATCTGCTGTGTTTTTTATTAAGCAGATGCGGTATTTGATGCATCGCAATATGCATTTTTTGGTAAAGATGTGGTTGAAGAAGTTGAATTGGGTGGATTAGAGGATGAAGATGATAGTATAAGTGCACCTCGCTTTGATGAAGAAGAATTTCTTTATGATAAAGAAGAGgttaaattcttttcttttaatcaaaTCACTTTTGACCTCTTAAATGTCTTGCATAATGTTAAGAAGCAGCGACATCTGGGATCCTTGATGAATAAATCATCAAATAGGTTTGTATTTGGGGTTAAGTTGCATAACGAACATGGGGAGTAGCTCATAAAAAATCTGGATGAAATCATTGAAAATCAGTCTTAAATTATGATGATTTCGGTTATGGTGTTTATTTTGTTGATAGTATTATGTTAACAACTTAGTTCCCCTTATCTGAAGAAATTTTAGGTATTTTTTCTGTTAGGTAAAATGGTTAATGTTTATGATTCTTTAATCATTTGAGGTCGGCTATACAATTTAGAATGAAGTTACCTTAGAAAATTTGCAGAATTGAGTTAGTTTGTTTTTCATTTGGTCCTTGTATATAATGGAAGAGCTGCTGTTGGCAAGGCTTCTGAAATTAATAAGGATATTTCTGTCAAGAAAATAGAACTGTCtgtttcttttttagtttaatagcTTTTGGAATGCTTAAGATGCATAGTTGAAAATGTTACAAATTTAATCAtgagaattaaaattctaaagttTGTGCTGCAGTGACTAATTGCCCATTTTATTGATTGCAGGGTGAGGTTTTAAGTTCTCTGTCTGATATTGAAGATCTTGCTAGCACATTTTCGAAGGTTAGTTCACCATGCACCAGTGACCTTCTTGGGTGATTAGAGGATAACTAGTGTTATTGAATTCGATATTTATTGTGTGAACATAGTAATATAGGCATTTTCTAAAAATCGCTCTTCTATTTTGAGTTTCTTACTCTGCACCAAGCACTTATTCATATATTGTCAAAAATCCAGTTGGCACCCTGTGGACCTATTAATGGTGAGAATTAATAAGTGATAGCAGactttttttcttgatttgaaTTGGCATTTGTTTCTTAACTCTGTCAACAATCACCATTAGAAATAGCTAGTTTGTCAATCTATGTTACTAATGTATGTATTATTTGGGgaagaaaattacaaattgCAAGACTCATTTCTTTGGTTGGCAGGATggtcttatttttttttaatgtatatggTAAATCTTATTGGTAGCTCCAATTTTAATGATCAGAATTGGATGACATTGTCCCTACTAAATGTGTAAGGATTTATAGAGAACATGTTGTAGTTTTCTGTAAAAGGAAATTGGGATCTGATGACATGTATTTAAAGAGTAAACTTTCTCAATTCATcaacatttattttttgttgttttcccAATTGTGGGCTATTCCCATTTTCTTACATCAGTTAGTTATACATCAGGGCCATCTATAAATGGTCAAAGTTtccttatatgaaaaattatgatAGAGGTGTCTTGAATTATTCAAAGTTGCTTGTTTTGATGCAGCTCAACACAGTTGTTAGTGGACCAAGAATTCCTGGCGTAATTGGTGATCAGGGATCCAGAGAAAGTGAGTAAAACTATTGCATGTcctattcatatatttttaaacgaGTTTGAGTCTTCTTCAAAGTCATTGTAGTTACAGACTTGAATTTCTTTGcttaatttataagttttgtTAACAGTATTTTAGTGTATGAGCAAGTTTGCTGTAATACTAGAAATTGCTGCAAGTCTTGAGAAATTTTATAATCTGGTGAGAGTAATGCAAATTTGGGTTGCAGCAGTTTCAAATGAATAGATTTCTCTCATATCAaggaatataaaaaaacaaaccttTGTTTGCTTTGTTTCAGTTATTGGGTTGCCAAGACATTCAGTCTTCTTGGTCTCCAAAACAGAGTCTTGTTGGCTTCCTAAGCATTGTACCCTCTGCACTTGGTGGTCCTTAAGAAAATTAGTTTGTTGATATTCAATCTGAAAAATTTACATGTCTGAGAGTTTGTTTGACATTAAATCAGATTTTGTGAAACCTAGACACTCTATGTCAAGAAATTCACTTGTGTCAAATTCAATAATTGTTTTCATaccaataattttaaagtattcTATTCCATACAATTATGATGGCCTAATGTGATATTTAccttctaattttctttttttctgtctCCATATTTTGCTATTGtcataagtaaaatttaattgatgacatagaatttattttatttttaggtctTATGTCttatttatggatttttttCGTCAACCAAACTTCATCAGTAATGATAAAAGGTTTATCAGCGCATGCAAGGCTGCTCATCTATTTTGTATATGTTTGCTGCACCTTGTCATGTCTTGCCCTAGGATCAGAGTTATTGCTCCTGGTGTTACTTGTGGATTGGGTCAATGCTGTgtgtaggattttttttttttttcaattttgtgttTGTATGTGCTGCTGCACTTTTGCTTTACAACTCTGTCATTTATGACACTCTTAGAAACTAACAGTATGTTACTGAATTGTGACTCTAGGTAATATCTGATTAGTTTGCTTGATTGTGAAGTAATTTCTttacatttaattatgtaaattatgtaataattagCGAAAATATTTTCTCAGCTGAACACAGTTCTATTTTTCTAAGTCCAATGCTTTATTTCAGGTTCAGCTGCTGCTGAATGGGTGCAGGGTGACTGGTATGACCAGCAGCAGATGCTAGACACTGAAGGCATGTTGGATGGGAAACGGTGGTCATCACAGCcatattcttcttctccttACATAGCAGAATCTAGATCTTTGTACAGAACAGCTACATACCCGGAGCAGCAACAGCAGCCTCTTTACAGAACATCTTCATACCCGGAGCAGCAACAGCAGATGCAACAGCACCACCAACAACATTTCTCTAGTGAACCAATTCTTGTGCCAAAGTCTTCTTATACTTCATATCCTCCTCCAGGTGGTAGATCTCAGCAGGCTTCACCAAACCATATGAATGTTCCATTTGTTGCGGGGGGACCCCAACTATCATCTTCACCAAACCTCTCTCCCTTCTCTAACTCTCAACTTCAATTGCCTGGCTTACCTCATGGATCACCATATGGTGGGAACTTGCCTCAGTTTCCTCCTGGGCTATCCGTTAATAGCCGACCTCCTAACCAGTGGGTAAATCAGACTGGCATGTATCCTCAAGATCCGTCAAACCTTGTGAACAATATGTTGCCACAGCAGGGACCTCTTCAGAATGGGTTGATGCCTCCCCAATTGATGTCACAATTACAGCCACCACAGCATAGACTGCAGCAACCTGTTAGGCCATCATTTGGCCATTTACCAGGGATGCAGaatgaattatttaattctCATCTTTCTTCATCCCCATCCTTAATGAACAAGTTTGAAGCCATGCTTGGCATGGCTGACCTTAGAGATCAAAGACCAAAATCAGCTCAGAAAGGTAGACCAAATCTACGCTATCCTTATCAGGGCCCTGATACCATTGGATGGCCACAATTTAGATCTAAGCATATGACAGTGGATGAAATTGAGGGTATTCTTAGAATGCAGCTTGCTGCAACGCACAGTAATGACCCATATGTAGATGATTATTACCACCAGGCTTGTCTGGCCAAAAAAACTGCTGGGGCAAAGCTGAGACATCATTTCTGCCCAACTCATTTGAGGGATCTTCCTCCTCGAGCACGTGCAAATAATGAGCCACATGCTTTTCTTCAGGTTGATGCTCTTGGGAGAGTTCCTTTCTCTTCAATTCGTAGGCCTCGCCCTCTGCTTGAAGTTGATTCTCCTGATTCATCTGGTGGTGGAATCACTGAGCAGAAAGTGTCTGAGAAGCCCCTGGAAGAGGAACCTATGCTTGCAGCTCGGGTGACAATTGAAGATGGTATATGCCTACTGCTTGATGTAGATGATATAGATCGTTTCTTACAGTTCAATCAGGCCCCAGATGGAGGAGCCCAGTTAAGACGGAGAAGGCAGGCCTTGCTGGAAGGGTTGGCTGCGTCCCTTCAGTTGCTTGATCAATTCTGCAGTAATGGCCACACGGTTGGGATTGCCCCAAAGGATGAACTTGTGTTCTTAAGAATAGTCTCTCTTCCCAAGGGCCGAAAACTCCTAGCAAGGTACCTTCAGCTTCTGTATCCAGGTGGTGAACTCATGAGAATAGTCTGCATGGCCATTTTTCGCCACTTAAGGTTTTTCTTTGGAGTCCTGCCAACAGACTTAGCTGCAGCAGATACTACAAATAACCTTGTGAGGATTGTTATAGCATGTGTTCATGGGATGGATCTTCCTGCACTTAGTGCCTGCCTTCGAGCAGTAGTTTGTTCATCAGACCAGCCTCCACTCCGATCTCTTGGAAGCCCTGCTGGAGATGGGGCTTCCCGCATACTGATGTCAGTTCTTGAGAGGGCAGCTAAACTTTTAAAAGGCCCCCTCTCTGTTGGCAACTATGACATGAACACTCGGTCAGAGTGGCAGATCTCATTTAATGACTTCTTTGACCTCCTGTGGAAGTATTCTGTCAGTAAGTTTGAAATTGTCATGCAGTCACTTCGTCTACAAGTCTCACCAGATAGATTAATTGATGCAGAGGAAGTTGTTAGAGCTATCAAGAGGGAAGTGCCATTTGACCTCTTGGAGACAAGTGGTCCTCACACTACCGAACATCAGAAACAGCTGTTGTATGAGTTTTCACAGCGATCCTTGAAACCTTAAAGTAGTTTTATGTAGCAGTTACGAAGCGAGCAGTTGTGGTGAACTTGAATGTTTGTGCCAGACAACCGAACAACTTGTGGAAAAGAAAGGGATATATGACAGATGATTTGATCGACAATAGTTGGGTATGAGTTCTCTCTAATGCCCGGACATATGGTGAACAATGAAAATCAGAAAACGAAGTTGGAGCTCCCTGG
It contains:
- the LOC123220526 gene encoding protein PAT1 homolog; translation: MEGFDSGSSIVKSLGDNSTDAVFDASQYAFFGKDVVEEVELGGLEDEDDSISAPRFDEEEFLYDKEEGEVLSSLSDIEDLASTFSKLNTVVSGPRIPGVIGDQGSRESSAAAEWVQGDWYDQQQMLDTEGMLDGKRWSSQPYSSSPYIAESRSLYRTATYPEQQQQPLYRTSSYPEQQQQMQQHHQQHFSSEPILVPKSSYTSYPPPGGRSQQASPNHMNVPFVAGGPQLSSSPNLSPFSNSQLQLPGLPHGSPYGGNLPQFPPGLSVNSRPPNQWVNQTGMYPQDPSNLVNNMLPQQGPLQNGLMPPQLMSQLQPPQHRLQQPVRPSFGHLPGMQNELFNSHLSSSPSLMNKFEAMLGMADLRDQRPKSAQKGRPNLRYPYQGPDTIGWPQFRSKHMTVDEIEGILRMQLAATHSNDPYVDDYYHQACLAKKTAGAKLRHHFCPTHLRDLPPRARANNEPHAFLQVDALGRVPFSSIRRPRPLLEVDSPDSSGGGITEQKVSEKPLEEEPMLAARVTIEDGICLLLDVDDIDRFLQFNQAPDGGAQLRRRRQALLEGLAASLQLLDQFCSNGHTVGIAPKDELVFLRIVSLPKGRKLLARYLQLLYPGGELMRIVCMAIFRHLRFFFGVLPTDLAAADTTNNLVRIVIACVHGMDLPALSACLRAVVCSSDQPPLRSLGSPAGDGASRILMSVLERAAKLLKGPLSVGNYDMNTRSEWQISFNDFFDLLWKYSVSKFEIVMQSLRLQVSPDRLIDAEEVVRAIKREVPFDLLETSGPHTTEHQKQLLYEFSQRSLKP